The genomic window CTTTGCCCCCAACGGCAATGTTGCCACGCCCGCCTATTCCATGCAGGACGGCATAGACTACATGCCGCTTCCCAAATGGAAGCTGATCTTCATTCAGGTGCTGGACATCGCCGGCATCGGCCCCATCTTCGGCCCGATTCTCGGCGCGCTTTACGGTCCGGCCGCACTGCTGTGGATCGTCATCGGCTGTATCTTCGCAGGCGCGGTTCACGACTACTTCAGCGGCATGCTCTCCGTGCGCAACAAGGGCGCCAGCGTCCCCGAAGTCGTGGGCGAATATCTCGGCATGTCCGCCCGTCAGGTCATGCGCGTCTTCTCGTTCGTCCTGCTGATGCTCGTGGGCGTGGTCTTCGTGCTCAGCCCGGCCAAACTGCTCAACGGACTCACCGGCATCGACACCGGCCTGCTCGTGGCAGCCATCTTCGGTTACTACTTCCTGGCGACCATCCTGCCCATCGACAAGGTCATCGGCCGTTTCTACCCGCTGCTCGGCGCACTGCTGCTGACCATGACCGTAGCGCTCGTAGTAGCCCTGTTCGCCTCCGGTCACGAAGTGCTGCCGGCGCTGGACTTCACCACCAACACGCACCCCGGCGACAAGCCGCTGTGGCCGCTGCTGTTCATCACCCTTTCCTGCGGCGCCATCTCAGGCTTCCACTCCACTCAGTCTCCGCTGATGGCACGCTGCGTGAAAAACGAACGTGAAGGCCGTTCCGTATTCTACGGCGCCATGATTATCGAAGGCATCATCGGCCTGATCTGGTGCACCCTCGGTCTGTCCTTCTACAACTCCCCCGAAGCCCTCTCCGCAATCGTTGCCGCAGGCAGCCCCGCAGCGGTGGTGGCCGAAGTGTCCAAGAGCCTGCTCGGACAGGTCGGCGGTTTCATGGCCATCATGGCCGTCATCGTCCTGCCCATCACCAGCGGCGACACCGCCTTCCGCTCCACCCGTCTCATAGTGGCGGAAGCCTTCAACATGAAGCAGAACGCCGTGGCCAAGCGTCTGACGGTTGCCGTGCCCCTCTTCGTGCTGGGCTACATCATCTCCACTCAGGACTTCTCCACCATCTGGCGCTACTTCGGCTTCGCCAACCAGAGCCTTGCAACGCTGGTTCTCTGGACAGCCGCCGTCTACCTGGCCCAGCGCGCCAAGCTGCACTGGATCGCAACGGTGCCGGCCACCTTCATGACTGCCGTCTGCGTCACCTTCATCTGCAACGCCACTATCGGCCTCAATCTGAGCTATAACATCTCGGTAATTGCCGGAATCGCAGGCGCCATTGCCGCGCTGGCCCTCTTCCTCGTGAAGTTCGTCATCGGTGCCAAGCCAGAGGAAGAGCCTGCCTAAGCCTCCTCTCCTCCCGAACGAAACAAGGCCAAAACACAACGGGCCCCGCAAAAGCGGGGCCCGTTTTCTTTATTACGATTAGATCAGGCGCCACAGATTATTCGTAATAGGAAACAATCCTTTCCATCTCGCCGCTTTCACATAACCGCCGGATGCGTTCGTTGATCTGCGGCATACGCTCTTTCATGCCTGGAGAAGCGGTAAACACGAAGCGAAGGCCGACACTGTTCACCGGCGTTGATGAAATGAAATAATCCGCGACTCCGAATTCCGCTTCGGTACGCATTATCCACTTGCCAAGCGCCTGATCCATCACGGCAACGTCGATTCGCCCGGCGTGAAGCATGCGGAACAGGAGCTGTTCACTGTTCACGTCATAGCGCTGGGAAAGGCCCGAATCAAAAAGGCTCTGCAGTTTCGGGTAAACATAATTCGTAATGCAGCCGACACGTTTTCCTGCAAGACTGGAGAGAGTATCGAACTCAACCGGATCCGATGCCCTTGAAAAAACAACATCGTTGACTTCCAGAATAGGAATCGACCAAAGCAGATTGTCATAATTCCCGCTCATCCACTCTTTTGCTTCGGCCCTCGCATAAGTAACTCCGCCAGTCTTTTTAAGAAAAACGCGAGGAGCGGGGGCAGTGCGAACCTCCAGATCAAGGTCGCGAGGAAGTACTCTGGCGAGCACGTCCAGCACTATTCCCCCAGGCTCGCCATCCATGGTCATTTCAAATGGCGGCCACCCGCGGGAAAAAAGCGCATACACAACCCGCTCCGACGAAGCTGATGCTGCCTGAGCTCCAAGAACGAGCAGGAAAAAAAAGGTTGTCACTATTTTGGAGAACACAGCAATCTTTACCATGAGGTTTGGGCCGGAGCAATTGCGTTAAACACATCTGCTCCGGCAGGAATGGGACGCAGGGCCGACATACTCCTGTAACATGAGCACTTCATCATTTGTGACGGAGGGTTGCATGTTCATGGGATGCCTGTTTCAAGTAAGATACTGCAAGCGTTGCGACGCCAACACATATCATCGATACCTGAATCCTCTGCGAAATCCGCTGATCGTGAGGGAGGTATGGGAGTGCGTCTCCTGTGGAGAACGCCTGCGAGAAGCCATCAGGCGCAAACATGCCATTTGAAAACGGCTAGTCGAGCTTGAAACGGATACGCAGGACGCCTTCGGAATAATCATGCGTCGTCAACCTGAATACTCCCACATCTTCGGTCTTGCTTACGTGCTGACCTATGCACGGACAACTGTCGAAATCCCCCACGTGAACCACCCGCACCTCGTTGACTCCTTCGGGCAGACGCCCAAGATCGTATCTCGACGCGGCATCCTGAACGGAAGTCATCTCATCGCTCACTGGCAGGTTTCGAGCAAGCTGTTCATTGACGCGCCGTTGCACCTCGGTCGCCTCATCTTCCGACAGCGCACGATCGAAATGGTAATCGCACTTGGATTTTCCAGGATTGATCCGGGCGCTGAAGCATCTCCCGCAGTCGAACATAGCAACCATGACACCATTCAGAACATGCTCCGCCGTATGCATGGCAGCTTCATATCGTTTTGACATTTGATTCCTCCGTGCAGTCCTACTACGCTGGGAAACCGTGAAGAACAAGTCTCGATCCATACGCGCTCGGTATGATTTCAGGCTGGCCTTCCATTTATTTTCGGCATGATGTATAGGGATTAATTCTCAACCAATCAAGCGAGGTGCTAGATGAAAATAGCAATTCCCACCCGCGACAATCTCGTGGATGAACATTTCGGCCATTGCCTGCATTTCACCATCATGACCGTACAGGAAGGCGGCATTGCCGATACGGAAACCCTCCCCGCTCCGGAAGGGTGTGGCTGCAAGTCCAATGTTGCCACTGTGCTGGCAGACATGGGCGTGAAAGTCCTTCTGGCAGGCAACATGGGCATGGGAGCGGTTCAGGTGCTCGGTAAAAACGGCATAGAAGTGATTCGCGGTTGCTCCGGCAACGTGGATGAGGTCGCCCAAAAGTTCCTTGCCGGAGAAGTGAAGGACCAACTCATCGAATGCAATCATCACGACTGCCACCACTAAAAATCCGCTGAAATATCGCGCATAAAAAAACCGGCTTTCTCAAGCCGGTTTTTTTATGCTTTGAAGCGGAAAAAATGGAATAAATCTCTCAAAGACACCTCCCAGCGAAGCTAGTTCGCCTCGGCAACCGTTCTGGATTCAGACGGACACTGCCCCTGAGCCGGGGAATGGCACCATGCCACTCCGGCGCTTTCGTAAGTGTAGAACACGTTCGGATCAATGCTTCTGGCAATGCCGATTACCTGCTTGAAGTCGCGACGGCGACAGACGACGAACTGTACGGTCACCGGTCCTTCAGACCCTTCGCCTGCGACAACCGTGGTTCCAAAGCCTTCCGAACGCATGGCCTGCGCCAACTCAGCGCCCGAAGCCGGACTGATGAAACGCACCACCACATGTCCAAGTGCCATTTTCCGCTCGGCCCAGATGCCTGTCACGTTTCCACATGCAAAGCCAAGCGCATAGCAGATGCCAAGCGCCGGTTCCTGCCCGACCTTGGATATCACCGCTGACGTTCCGAGCACCCAGATGGTCATTTCAAGCGCACCAAGCAGAAAAGCCATCTTGGTCTCGCCCTGCACGGTCATCATGGTTCTGACAGTCCCGAGCGTCAGCGCCACGACCTCCGAGAGAAATATTAAAACACCTAAAATAATTGTATTTTCCATCATGCTATCGCCCTCCTTCATTCGCGAGGGAGACTGAATAGTTATAACGCCCTGTTGGGTCAAGCGGAAAAAGCAGGGTTAGGAGATTTTTCTTGTGACAACTCGGTGAAGACTCAAGCTCTCAGGCAGACGCCCCAGAACCAGTCTTTCTTCTGCGGGGGATCATGTGAGCTGTTTGTACCGTCAACATTTCGATTTGGTGAGCAAGCTGTTTCCATTGGGCAAAAAAATTATCAAATCTTTTCCGATCCTTTCGAGTCAGCACGCAACGGAATGTCAATGTTCAATATTTATAAGCAGTAAGAGGGGTTTCTCGACAAATGCAGGACCATTGCAAAACCGACCTATCCGATTTGACAAGCTCTGGTAATCCGTCTAACAGACGATGCAACGGAGTATTTCTTCCGCACTAATCGAAACAGAATTGGCTTGTCCGCCAGAAACGCAGGACGAAAACGAGATGCATTTCTCATTTTCAAGCTTCTTCATAACCTGCGTTTTGCAACGGATAGCAACATATAAAAACAATGCTAGTTTTCAATGATGCATTGAGGAGGAACTGCATAGAGTAAAAATGCATTAGAAAAATTTCTGATAATCGCGAAGCTTCTTGCGCTTCAAAAACCTTACGGGGGTTATGATGCAAGAGACACCGGAGAAATGGGTCGCGACCTATGAGGCACAGACGGCCGAAGAACTTGTGGAAGCCTACCGATGCTGGGCATCCGAGTACGACACTGACTGCTGCGACGGCATGGGATATGTCGGTCCAAAGGTAGCTGCAGGGCTATTGGATCACTATCTCAACAAACCCACAGCGCGGATTCTTGACGCCGGATGCGGCACGGGACTTGTCGGCGAAGTGATGAATAAAATGGGCTACCAGAGACTGGAAGCCATGGACTTTTCCCGGGACATGCTCCGCGAGGCCGAACAGAAGGACGTCTACGACAACGTCTTTCACGCCGACATGAACAGGCGCCTGCGGCTCGCGGACAACTCCTACGACGCCATCATCTGCGTCGGCACCTTCACTTACGCACATGTCGGTCCCGAAGCCTTCGACGAACTGGTCCGCATCACGCGGCCCGGCGGCTACATATGCTTCACCATCCGCGACGGCGCTTATCAGGAATACGGCTACAGGCGTCGCATGCTCGACCTCGAAGCCAACAAGGCCTTCGAGCTCAAGCAAATGGTCGATACCGACTACCTGAGAAAGGAAGACGTCTCCGCCAAGTACTGCATCTACGAAGTTCAAAACGCCTAGGAGGAATCATGGTTACCGACAACAAGACGCTCGACAAGGTCTATACCGCCACCAACCACGAAGAACTCATGGACGCTTATAAGGACTGGGCTGGCAACTACGATGCCGACACCGTTGACGCATTCGGGTACGTGGCACATGAGGTTACAGCACGCGCTCTGGACAAGGTCTGCGAAGACCCCAAGGGCCGCATTCTCGACGCAGGCTGCGGCACCGGCCTTGTGGCTGAATCACTCAAGCGCATGAAGTATGACAACATCGACGCACTCGACTACTCTCAGGAAATGCTCGACGAAGCTGAAGGGAAAGGCGTCTACAAAAAACTCATGCAGGCCGACCTGAGCAAGCCGCTGGACATAAAGGATGACGCCTACGACGGCATCGTCTGCGCCGGAACCTTCACATACGGACACGTCGACGCCAAAGGCTTCGACGAGCTGATCCGCATCACTAAGCCCGGCGGACACATCTGCTTCACCATCCGCGACGGCGCGTACGAAGACTATGGCTACCGTGACCGCATGATCGATCTGGAGCGTTCCAATGCATGGGAACTGCTCAGCATGGAAGAAGCCGACTATCTGCGCAACGAGAACGTCAAATGCAAGCTGTGCACCTACAAGGTCATGCAAAAAGGCAGCCCGTCCTAGTTCGCCGGAGGCATATCGCACTTCAAGGCGAAGGCTTCGGCCTTCGCCTTTTCTCTTGATCCTCACATCACAAAAAAGGGCGGCTCCCTCTCGGGAACCGCCCTTCGTGTGTTCTTGAACCGAGACTACTTCTTGAGCCAGCTCATCATTTCGCGCAGACGGGTGCCGACTTCCTCGATCTGATGCTCGGCGCCGAGGCGGCGCTGGGAGCGCAGCATGGGCTGTCCGGCCTGATTGTCGAGGATGAAGTCGCGTGCGAACTTGCCGTTCTGGATTTCCTTCAGCACGGTCTTCATGGCTGCACGGCTCTCATCAGAGATGACGCGGGGGCCGGTGACGTAGTCGCCGAATTCCGCGGTGTCGGAGATGGAGTAACGCATGGCCGCCATGCCGCCTTCGTACATGAGGTCAATGATCAGCTTGAGTTCGTGCAGGCACTCGAAGTAGGCGACTTCGGGCTGGTAACCAG from Desulfovibrio oxyclinae DSM 11498 includes these protein-coding regions:
- a CDS encoding class I SAM-dependent DNA methyltransferase — encoded protein: MVTDNKTLDKVYTATNHEELMDAYKDWAGNYDADTVDAFGYVAHEVTARALDKVCEDPKGRILDAGCGTGLVAESLKRMKYDNIDALDYSQEMLDEAEGKGVYKKLMQADLSKPLDIKDDAYDGIVCAGTFTYGHVDAKGFDELIRITKPGGHICFTIRDGAYEDYGYRDRMIDLERSNAWELLSMEEADYLRNENVKCKLCTYKVMQKGSPS
- a CDS encoding substrate-binding periplasmic protein; protein product: MVKIAVFSKIVTTFFFLLVLGAQAASASSERVVYALFSRGWPPFEMTMDGEPGGIVLDVLARVLPRDLDLEVRTAPAPRVFLKKTGGVTYARAEAKEWMSGNYDNLLWSIPILEVNDVVFSRASDPVEFDTLSSLAGKRVGCITNYVYPKLQSLFDSGLSQRYDVNSEQLLFRMLHAGRIDVAVMDQALGKWIMRTEAEFGVADYFISSTPVNSVGLRFVFTASPGMKERMPQINERIRRLCESGEMERIVSYYE
- a CDS encoding class I SAM-dependent DNA methyltransferase; translation: MQETPEKWVATYEAQTAEELVEAYRCWASEYDTDCCDGMGYVGPKVAAGLLDHYLNKPTARILDAGCGTGLVGEVMNKMGYQRLEAMDFSRDMLREAEQKDVYDNVFHADMNRRLRLADNSYDAIICVGTFTYAHVGPEAFDELVRITRPGGYICFTIRDGAYQEYGYRRRMLDLEANKAFELKQMVDTDYLRKEDVSAKYCIYEVQNA
- a CDS encoding DUF2179 domain-containing protein, which translates into the protein MMENTIILGVLIFLSEVVALTLGTVRTMMTVQGETKMAFLLGALEMTIWVLGTSAVISKVGQEPALGICYALGFACGNVTGIWAERKMALGHVVVRFISPASGAELAQAMRSEGFGTTVVAGEGSEGPVTVQFVVCRRRDFKQVIGIARSIDPNVFYTYESAGVAWCHSPAQGQCPSESRTVAEAN
- a CDS encoding NifB/NifX family molybdenum-iron cluster-binding protein is translated as MKIAIPTRDNLVDEHFGHCLHFTIMTVQEGGIADTETLPAPEGCGCKSNVATVLADMGVKVLLAGNMGMGAVQVLGKNGIEVIRGCSGNVDEVAQKFLAGEVKDQLIECNHHDCHH
- a CDS encoding carbon starvation CstA family protein; translation: MSFFFLCVALLITGYFTYGKFVDKVFAPNGNVATPAYSMQDGIDYMPLPKWKLIFIQVLDIAGIGPIFGPILGALYGPAALLWIVIGCIFAGAVHDYFSGMLSVRNKGASVPEVVGEYLGMSARQVMRVFSFVLLMLVGVVFVLSPAKLLNGLTGIDTGLLVAAIFGYYFLATILPIDKVIGRFYPLLGALLLTMTVALVVALFASGHEVLPALDFTTNTHPGDKPLWPLLFITLSCGAISGFHSTQSPLMARCVKNEREGRSVFYGAMIIEGIIGLIWCTLGLSFYNSPEALSAIVAAGSPAAVVAEVSKSLLGQVGGFMAIMAVIVLPITSGDTAFRSTRLIVAEAFNMKQNAVAKRLTVAVPLFVLGYIISTQDFSTIWRYFGFANQSLATLVLWTAAVYLAQRAKLHWIATVPATFMTAVCVTFICNATIGLNLSYNISVIAGIAGAIAALALFLVKFVIGAKPEEEPA